A genomic window from Halorubrum trapanicum includes:
- a CDS encoding lipopolysaccharide biosynthesis protein yields the protein MEHERDEDGSDSDAGSRERDERSEDERDARPGGKGDAIPDDEREALETIAHGAVLTSGGVTGQRALIAATEFALTRGLGPTAYGVYALAWRIAQLCSRLVTFGSVPAIQRYLPEYAADPDRQGAVAGLAYATTLGFGVAIAAGVWLAAPAINARTVTEPAFAGTMRAFGGLVGLLGVVMVASALFRAVGSARGEILFNKLLRPGVRLVGALGALALGYSVVGVAGAIVAATGVLAAAAVPLSASVTGVRPTLRGARTEARRFYDHAAPVAMSSLGKVFQNRVDVLLVGALLTATAAGVYNVVLVVIAVAWIPLLSFNQLLPPVASELYANDRTATLNAVYGSVTRQIVTAVVPILAVLAVYGREILGLFGAAYVDGYLPLVVYLGGVFVGSAVGATGWLLMMTDHQYARMALDWLLAVLNVGLTYAFVVRYGLVGAALGTSLAIAVQNGIQVVLLRHFEGLWPFDRTFLTPLAAGGVAAAVMYGVRSLLTGPSAVLAGSAVGIAAYAASLRLVGVDPRDRFVARRLARRYRAALAERFDR from the coding sequence GTGGAACACGAACGCGACGAGGACGGCAGCGACTCGGACGCCGGGAGCCGCGAGCGCGACGAGCGCTCAGAAGACGAGCGCGACGCACGTCCCGGCGGAAAGGGCGACGCGATTCCGGACGACGAGCGCGAGGCGCTGGAGACGATCGCGCACGGCGCGGTACTCACCTCGGGCGGGGTCACCGGCCAGCGCGCGCTGATCGCAGCGACCGAGTTCGCGTTGACCCGCGGGCTCGGTCCGACCGCCTACGGCGTGTACGCGCTGGCGTGGCGGATCGCCCAGCTGTGCTCGCGGCTCGTGACGTTCGGCAGCGTCCCCGCGATCCAGCGCTACCTCCCGGAGTACGCGGCGGATCCGGACCGACAGGGCGCGGTCGCCGGCCTCGCGTACGCGACGACGCTCGGGTTCGGGGTCGCGATCGCGGCCGGCGTCTGGCTCGCGGCGCCGGCGATAAACGCCCGCACCGTCACGGAGCCGGCGTTCGCGGGAACGATGCGGGCGTTCGGCGGGCTCGTCGGCCTCCTCGGCGTCGTGATGGTCGCGTCCGCGCTCTTCCGCGCGGTCGGGTCGGCCCGCGGCGAGATCCTGTTCAACAAGCTGTTGCGCCCGGGCGTCAGGCTCGTCGGCGCGCTCGGCGCGCTCGCGCTCGGCTACTCCGTCGTCGGCGTCGCCGGCGCGATCGTCGCCGCGACCGGGGTCCTCGCCGCGGCCGCGGTCCCCCTCTCCGCGTCCGTCACGGGGGTTCGGCCGACGCTCCGGGGTGCCCGCACGGAGGCGCGCCGCTTCTACGACCACGCGGCGCCGGTGGCGATGAGCAGCCTCGGGAAGGTGTTCCAGAACCGCGTCGACGTGCTGCTCGTCGGTGCGCTGCTGACGGCGACCGCGGCGGGCGTGTACAACGTCGTCCTCGTGGTGATCGCGGTCGCGTGGATCCCCCTCTTATCCTTCAATCAACTCCTCCCGCCGGTCGCCTCGGAGCTGTACGCGAACGACCGGACGGCGACGCTCAACGCGGTGTACGGCTCCGTCACGCGACAGATCGTCACCGCGGTCGTCCCGATCCTCGCCGTGCTGGCGGTGTACGGCCGGGAGATCCTCGGGCTGTTCGGCGCGGCGTACGTCGACGGCTACCTCCCGCTCGTCGTCTACCTCGGCGGCGTCTTCGTCGGGAGCGCCGTGGGCGCGACCGGCTGGCTCCTGATGATGACCGACCACCAGTACGCGCGGATGGCGCTCGACTGGCTGCTCGCGGTCCTCAACGTCGGGCTGACCTACGCGTTCGTCGTCCGGTACGGGCTCGTCGGCGCCGCGCTCGGCACGTCGCTCGCGATCGCGGTCCAGAACGGGATCCAGGTCGTCCTCCTCCGTCACTTCGAGGGGCTGTGGCCGTTCGACCGGACCTTCCTCACCCCGCTCGCGGCGGGCGGCGTCGCCGCGGCCGTCATGTACGGCGTCCGCTCGCTCCTGACCGGACCCTCGGCGGTCCTCGCGGGGAGTGCGGTCGGAATCGCGGCGTACGCCGCCTCGCTCCGACTCGTGGGCGTGGACCCCCGCGATCGCTTCGTCGCGCGACGGCTGGCGCGGCGGTACCGGGCCGCGCTCGCGGAGCGGTTCGACCGCTGA